A single window of Oreochromis aureus strain Israel breed Guangdong linkage group 5, ZZ_aureus, whole genome shotgun sequence DNA harbors:
- the LOC116311347 gene encoding inter-alpha-trypsin inhibitor heavy chain H3-like — MGRTVVQITLIGLLLALASTLPNKDDWDIYSFHINSTVTSRYATTVITSRVANRMNESKEIEFHVRIPKNAFISKFRMFIDGQVYDGVVKAKEQAQQQYTEAVSRGESAGLVSSVGRTLEEFKTSVTVAAHKKVTFELTYEELMKRTHGKYELQIHARPMQPVRDFKVDVHIHEEAGISFIDVKGGLSTKALANAITKTHADKQAWVYFYPTVDQQKMCDSCGDQGMNGDLVIVYDVNRDNGLGHIKKSDGYFVHHFAPSDLPRIPKNVVFVIDQSGSMHGRKIEQTRIALVHILNDLAEDDYFGLITFDGNIFHWKQELVQANSKNLESAKNFARNIQDRGSTDINEAVLQGARMLNEHNREGSASILILLTDGDPTSGVTNLEKIQSNVRQAIAGKFPLYCLGFGFDVDFNFLEKMSLQNNGVARRIYEDSDADLQLKGFYEEVATPLLTDVTMIYVGGTNLTQTNFSHYYNGSEIVVAGEITDNNIETFTPQVVAISSNRRIIFSNPNETVESTGTVSDDHIQRVWAYLTVKQLLDKELQLSGPEKDEVKKEALELSLKYSFVTPLTSMVVTKPPGENTDVLHKPKEGETSQRRQFTGVRAKPVSGRGMLKFHHAPVKPPRFRGAVQKNARVPKLRVKSLDPSSHFPQATHAPAPPVPVSTVLPTTINVPWPTDVPLLHRFLINTKNQTVPLCFDVSGSLQLKLLHHPSEELFVNGELDSVVNGGFNSIFIHFQTDHHVEIDSRGVTVREGQTVAHHTGQDTITAGSVTVVVHNNKIHVTAGKMRLVILVHEKNGNKFLWPVLRKHRSADDSEGLLAVKPAVYEVVQQVPVTKLKIKNQETDVTSDSATDYSSDPPVTKNCWLMSADSALQRPLADFSVAQL; from the exons ATGGGGAGAACTGTGGTGCAAATCACCCTCATTGGACTCCTGCTGGCTTTGGCTTCCACACTGCCAAACAAG GATGACTGGGACATCTACAGCTTTCACATCAACTCCACAGTGACCAGTCGTTATGCCACCACTGTCATCACAAGCCGTGTGGCCAATCGTATGAACGAATCAAAGGAAATTGAATTCCATGTTCGGATTCCCAAGAATGCCTTCATCAGTAAATTTCGAAT GTTTATCGATGGCCAAGTTTATGATGGTGTTGTGAAAGCTAAGGAGCAAGCTCAGCAGCAGTACACTGAAGCTGTGTCCCGTGGTGAAAGTGCTGGACTTGTCAG TTCTGTAGGAAGGACTCTGGAGGAATTTAAGACCTCTGTAACTGTGGCTGCTCACAAAAAGGTCACTTTTGAACTCACATATGAGGAACTGATGAAACGCACACATGGCAAGTATGAGCTGCAAATTCATGCTCGACCCATGCAGCCTGTCAGAGACTTCAAG GTGGATGTGCACATTCACGAGGAAGCTGGCATCAGTTTCATCGATGTAAAAGGAGGCCTGAGCACCAAAGCCCTCGCTAATGCCATCACCAAAACACATGCAGATAAACAG GCGTGGGTGTATTTCTATCCAACAGTCGACCAACAGAAAATGTGTGACAGCTGTGGAGATCAGGGTATGAATGGAGATCTGGTTATTGTTTATGATGTTAACAGGGACAATGGACTGGGACACATCAAG AAATCTGACGGGTACTTTGTTCATCATTTTGCTCCATCTGATCTTCCTCGGATACCAAAAAATGTCGTCTTTGTTATTGATCAAAGTGGCTCAATGCATGGCAGAAAAATTGAGCAG ACGAGGATCGCATTAGTCCACATTTTGAATGATCTGGCAGAAGATGACTACTTTGGTCTGATCACTTTTGATGGCAACATTTTTCATTGGAAGCAAGAACTCGTTCAGGCCAACAGCAAAAACCTGGAAAGTGCCAAAAACTTTGCACGCAATATTCAAGACAGAGGAT CCACAGACATAAATGAAGCAGTGTTACAAGGAGCACGTATGCTGAATGAACATAACAGAGAAGGTTCAGCATCTATCCTTATACTCCTCACAGATGGAGACCCAACCTCAG GGGTGACAAATCTGGAGAAAATCCAGTCAAATGTAAGACAGGCTATTGCAGGCAAATTCCCACTGTACTgtcttggttttggttttgatgtTGATTTTAATTTCCTTGAGAAAATGTCACTGCAAAATAACGGTGTGGCACGGCGGATTTATGAAGACTCTGATGCTGATTTACAGCTGAAG GGTTTCTATGAAGAGGTGGCCACACCTCTACTGACAGATGTGACAATGATCTATGTGGGTGGGACCAATCTAACCCAGACTAACTTCAGTCACTATTATAATGGTTCTGAGATTGTGGTGGCCGGTGAGATCACAGATAACAACATTGAAACCTTCACCCCTCAAGTTGTGGCCATTTCA AGTAATAGAAGAATAATATTCTCTAACCCAAATGAAACTGTGGAATCCACTGGAACAGTGTCTGATGACCATATCCAGAGGGTTTGGGCGTACCTCACAGTTAAACAGCTACTGGACAAAGA GCTTCAGTTATCTGGACCTGAAAAAGACGAGGTGAAGAAGGAGGCTTTGGAGCTGTCACTGAAGTATAGTTTTGTGACCCCTCTCACATCCATGGTGGTTACAAAGCCTCCAGGAGAGAACACAGATGTGCTTCATAAACCCAAGGAAGGCGAAACATCACAGAGAAGGCAGTTCACTGGAGTTCGAGCAAAACCTGTTTCTG GTCGTGGTATGCTCAAGTTCCATCATGCTCCTGTTAAACCCCCCAGGTTTCGTGGTGCTGTACAGAAAAATGCTCGTG ttcCTAAACTCCGTGTCAAGAGTCTAGACCCTTCTAGTCATTTTCCACAGGCAACTCATG CTCCTGCTCCCCCTGTCCCTGTGTCCACGGTCCTCCCTACAACTATCAATGTCCCATGGCCAACTGATG TTCCTCTTCTCCACAGGTTTTTAATAAATACTAAGAATCAGACTGTTCCATTGTGCTTTGATGTCAGTGGCTCACTACAACTTAAACTACTTCACCATCCCAGTGAGG aGCTGTTTGTGAATGGTGAGCTTGATTCAGTTGTGAATGGAGGCTTCAACAGTATTTTTATACACTTCCAAACTGACCATCATGTTGAGATTGACTCCAGGGGCGTGACTGTACGAGAAGGACAGACAGTGGCACATCACACTGGACAGGACACCATCACAGCTGGGAG TGTGACAGTGGTTgtgcacaacaacaaaatacatgTTACAGCTGGAAAGATGCGCCTGGTGATCTTAGTTCATGAGAAGAATGGCAACAAATTCCTTTGGCCAGTTTTAAGAAAGCATCGCTCGGCCGACGACTCTGAAGGACTTTTAG CTGTAAAGCCAGCAGTGTATGAGGTGGTGCAGCAAGTTCCTGTCACAAAACTAAAGATTAAAAACCAAGAGACAGATGTTACAAG tgACAGCGCTACTGACTACAGTAGCGACCCTCCTGTCACAAAGAACTGCTGGCTTATGTCTGCTGACTCTGCCCTGCAGAGACCACTGGCAGATTTTTCCGTGGC